Proteins from a genomic interval of Alteromonas macleodii ATCC 27126:
- a CDS encoding response regulator, with the protein MFSVLVCDDSLVARKQVAKCLPQDWEVAVHFAKNGQDALSALAEGKGDLLLLDLNMPVLDGYGTLEAIQKQGLKTKVIVVSGDIQPEAHERVTSLGALDFIRKPVDPKKLAEVLDKFNILHVEEEEPEEVSPLDPEIRDCYQEITNIAMGQAGDHLARTMNVFVELPIPNVNLIEVSELHMMLSDIESHEQVTAVCQGFLGPGVSGEALCILSDSSFDDVAKILNVEGVVDDQLQLELLMDAASILIGTCLTGLAHQMDINFSQGHPIVLGQHRAITEIISMNQIKWKRTLAIELSYGLEGYNVQCDLILLFTEESMKMMNSKLAHLLEDF; encoded by the coding sequence ATGTTTTCTGTACTCGTATGTGACGACTCGTTAGTTGCGCGCAAGCAAGTGGCTAAATGCCTTCCTCAAGATTGGGAAGTGGCCGTACATTTTGCGAAGAATGGTCAAGATGCTCTATCGGCTCTCGCTGAAGGAAAGGGCGATCTTCTATTGCTCGACCTCAATATGCCCGTTTTAGATGGGTACGGCACATTAGAAGCAATTCAGAAACAAGGTCTTAAAACCAAAGTTATTGTTGTGTCTGGTGATATTCAGCCTGAAGCTCATGAAAGAGTGACATCGCTTGGCGCTTTGGACTTTATTCGAAAGCCGGTGGATCCTAAGAAGCTGGCCGAGGTACTAGATAAATTCAACATTCTTCATGTTGAAGAGGAAGAGCCGGAAGAAGTTTCACCGCTAGACCCTGAAATTCGCGATTGTTACCAAGAAATCACTAACATAGCCATGGGGCAAGCGGGGGATCATTTAGCCCGCACCATGAACGTGTTTGTTGAACTGCCTATTCCCAACGTTAATTTAATTGAAGTGTCTGAACTTCACATGATGCTTTCTGATATTGAGAGCCATGAGCAAGTTACTGCGGTATGCCAAGGCTTCTTAGGGCCAGGTGTTAGTGGTGAGGCGTTGTGTATTTTGAGCGACTCAAGCTTTGACGACGTGGCTAAAATACTCAATGTAGAAGGCGTAGTTGACGACCAGCTTCAGTTAGAGCTGCTTATGGATGCTGCGAGTATTTTGATTGGAACCTGTTTAACAGGACTGGCCCATCAAATGGACATTAACTTCAGCCAAGGCCATCCTATCGTACTTGGTCAACATCGTGCTATCACTGAAATTATTAGCATGAATCAAATAAAGTGGAAGCGAACCTTGGCGATTGAGCTTAGCTATGGCTTGGAAGGCTACAATGTTCAGTGTGATTTGATTTTGTTGTTCACGGAAGAGTCTATGAAAATGATGAATTCTAAACTCGCCCACTTGTTGGAGGATTTTTAA
- a CDS encoding PAS domain-containing protein — protein MSQHLDELQEFHWMMDMLQTVDVGIVVLDRNFTVQVWNGFMESHSGLLPSEVRDKTLFSLFPAIKQDWFIKKAKPVFDLKTRAFMTWEQRPYLFKFPNYRPITGSESFMYQNITLSPLTSATGKVDFISMMIYDMTDVAVGKKQLEALQVTVSEAQEASSQSDRAKKTFL, from the coding sequence ATGAGCCAGCATTTAGATGAGTTACAAGAATTTCACTGGATGATGGACATGCTACAAACGGTAGACGTTGGCATTGTCGTACTAGACCGCAACTTCACCGTGCAAGTGTGGAACGGTTTTATGGAAAGTCACAGTGGGCTTTTGCCGAGTGAAGTAAGAGACAAAACGTTATTTTCGTTATTTCCCGCAATCAAACAAGACTGGTTTATTAAGAAAGCTAAGCCCGTTTTCGACCTAAAAACCCGTGCCTTTATGACATGGGAACAACGCCCTTATTTGTTCAAGTTTCCAAACTACCGGCCGATTACAGGTAGTGAGTCATTCATGTACCAAAACATTACACTTTCTCCTCTTACTTCTGCGACGGGTAAGGTGGATTTTATCAGTATGATGATTTACGACATGACTGATGTAGCGGTAGGTAAAAAGCAGCTAGAAGCGCTACAAGTAACAGTGTCTGAAGCGCAAGAAGCAAGCTCACAATCAGATAGAGCAAAGAAAACCTTCTTATAA
- a CDS encoding DUF1566 domain-containing protein: protein MQSSSSSFSSYLPRTVIRGLAVIGGAFILAACGGGGGGDGDSSGGGSGNGNLVVNAGANATVTEGVTYSLSAQVSGGDGTYTYNWSASPSLTITHEDTNASAASFVAPLVNSATEYTLTVSVNDQSGNTASDFTVITVAPVNIAPEASIDVPAWEGLPANTFPGGVEIIFDGTGSSDTDSSTSDGEIADYVWSQTSGTNVITGVETNLSTLTITTPIANESQELTFQLEVTDSEGATDVDTVTISVQSETETLPVVDAGFSQGVFSGEVVILDGEASTSIPSALPLTYSWERSNNVTSNNGANTGVAARPVDDNDALSTFAIAPSVSTATVVAYTLTVTDANNNSVEDTINVRIRPMPTPLLNDTGFLQQATNNALTEAQQNDFPGQDGQRGADIIEQNGLIEKAGRGKAGFDFTRLNANGDEQDASADTWSCVRDNVTGLVWEVKTDDGAFQDKDYTYSWYSEEVNGGFEGDQTGANATCLLTSCNTSAYVQAVNAQGLCGFYDWRLPTHHELFSLMHLGIADDVAIDEDYFPNTGAVSTEPLWYWTSVPSADGVNSDDAQNAWALDFDSGVDNFLNKSSAARVRLVRAGR, encoded by the coding sequence ATGCAATCAAGTTCGTCTTCATTTTCAAGCTACCTTCCTCGCACCGTAATACGCGGGCTTGCAGTTATTGGTGGTGCTTTCATTCTAGCAGCCTGCGGTGGTGGCGGAGGAGGAGATGGTGACTCTAGTGGTGGGGGATCTGGCAATGGCAACTTAGTTGTTAATGCAGGCGCTAACGCTACCGTAACGGAAGGCGTGACCTATTCACTAAGTGCACAAGTGAGTGGTGGTGATGGCACGTATACGTACAACTGGAGCGCGTCTCCATCGCTGACCATTACACATGAGGACACCAACGCTTCTGCAGCGAGCTTCGTTGCGCCGTTAGTTAATAGCGCCACTGAATACACGCTTACCGTCTCGGTAAACGATCAAAGCGGTAATACGGCTAGTGACTTCACGGTAATTACTGTTGCGCCGGTAAACATAGCGCCGGAAGCAAGTATTGATGTGCCTGCGTGGGAAGGCCTTCCAGCGAATACTTTTCCAGGCGGTGTTGAAATTATTTTTGATGGCACGGGAAGCAGCGATACTGACTCATCTACGTCCGATGGCGAAATTGCCGATTATGTTTGGTCTCAAACCAGCGGCACTAACGTTATTACGGGGGTGGAAACGAACCTTTCTACCTTAACAATTACTACGCCTATCGCTAACGAGTCTCAGGAACTCACTTTCCAACTTGAAGTAACTGATAGCGAAGGTGCAACCGACGTAGACACAGTGACAATCTCAGTGCAGTCTGAAACCGAGACACTGCCTGTGGTTGATGCAGGCTTCTCGCAAGGCGTTTTCAGTGGTGAGGTGGTTATTTTGGATGGTGAAGCAAGCACCAGTATTCCCAGTGCTTTACCGCTTACTTATTCTTGGGAGCGCAGTAACAACGTTACATCTAACAATGGGGCAAACACGGGAGTGGCAGCTCGCCCAGTAGATGACAACGATGCACTATCTACGTTTGCTATTGCCCCTTCCGTATCTACCGCGACTGTGGTGGCCTATACACTTACTGTAACAGACGCTAACAACAACAGTGTTGAAGACACCATTAACGTTAGAATACGCCCCATGCCGACGCCGCTATTGAACGACACGGGATTTTTGCAGCAAGCCACAAATAATGCGTTAACAGAGGCGCAGCAAAATGATTTTCCTGGCCAAGACGGACAACGCGGAGCTGATATTATTGAACAGAACGGCTTAATTGAAAAAGCTGGGCGTGGTAAAGCCGGCTTCGACTTTACCCGTTTAAATGCCAATGGCGACGAACAAGACGCCAGCGCAGATACGTGGTCGTGCGTTCGTGACAATGTCACCGGATTGGTGTGGGAAGTTAAAACTGACGATGGCGCATTTCAAGATAAAGACTACACCTATTCTTGGTACAGCGAAGAGGTAAATGGTGGTTTTGAGGGCGACCAGACAGGCGCGAATGCAACGTGCTTATTAACCAGCTGTAATACCTCTGCATATGTACAGGCGGTTAACGCACAAGGGCTGTGTGGTTTTTACGACTGGCGACTACCTACTCACCATGAACTCTTTTCGTTAATGCATTTAGGCATTGCCGACGACGTGGCCATTGATGAAGATTACTTCCCTAACACCGGTGCAGTCTCTACCGAGCCCCTATGGTATTGGACCTCAGTGCCAAGTGCTGATGGGGTAAACAGTGATGATGCACAAAATGCATGGGCATTGGATTTCGATTCAGGTGTCGATAACTTTCTTAATAAGTCATCAGCGGCGCGTGTTCGTCTTGTAAGAGCAGGGAGATAG
- a CDS encoding LrgB family protein, with product MKEALHQAFSLTGLLWLSVSIIGYIIALWVNKKCKGHPLAHPIVVTALIVSAGLYLTETGVTEYQQAASLLHWLLGPITVALALPIYRQWQKLRHYGWRLMASIAFGGILAPFTAWLTLFALDAPRAIQITMLAKSITTPLAMESSAQVGGIPALAAVFVIVTGVVGAIVATGVFAILNVQNRQAQGIAMGTVAHAIGTAKAIQMGEDVAAMATLGLCVNGIFTALALPVIFGFFV from the coding sequence ATGAAGGAGGCTCTACATCAAGCATTTAGCTTAACGGGGTTATTGTGGCTTAGCGTTTCAATAATTGGCTACATTATTGCCCTTTGGGTGAACAAAAAATGCAAAGGTCACCCGCTAGCGCATCCCATTGTCGTTACCGCGCTGATTGTGTCAGCTGGCCTTTATTTAACTGAAACAGGGGTTACTGAGTATCAACAGGCGGCTTCTTTGTTGCATTGGTTGCTAGGGCCTATCACTGTGGCATTAGCACTACCCATTTACAGACAATGGCAAAAGCTAAGGCACTACGGCTGGCGGTTAATGGCGAGTATTGCTTTTGGTGGCATACTCGCGCCTTTCACCGCGTGGCTTACTTTGTTTGCACTAGATGCACCGCGTGCAATACAAATTACCATGTTAGCTAAATCAATCACCACGCCCCTTGCTATGGAGTCGAGTGCGCAGGTTGGCGGCATTCCCGCATTGGCTGCCGTTTTTGTCATTGTGACGGGTGTAGTTGGAGCCATTGTGGCTACTGGTGTGTTTGCGATCCTCAATGTACAAAATCGACAGGCGCAAGGTATTGCTATGGGCACGGTGGCCCACGCAATTGGTACAGCCAAAGCTATTCAAATGGGGGAAGACGTGGCGGCGATGGCGACTCTGGGCCTTTGTGTAAATGGTATATTTACTGCGTTGGCATTACCTGTCATTTTTGGTTTCTTTGTTTGA